One window from the genome of bacterium encodes:
- a CDS encoding DUF4340 domain-containing protein, with product MKRLIVLLVILLLLAAAVFVVQKPRIEQERRIREGASSAPNLFPSLDVDKVNKIFIDDGIDKRTLEKTGDGWLVSSDGAKFFPADKTKVDEVLDCMKQDLTEDNVASSLKEKHAQFEVDEKTGTQVAVYAGGEEPAAKFIIGKQGPDYSSTFVRKDGDDRTFLIARQLSAVFNRDLNGWRDKHVMKFDPALVTEAYFDFDGQKYRVKKEDKGWMLLEPEESPANGIKIEAELKSLSELEATGFEDKPIEEAGLSKPASEVLLTFADGTKLRALFAAEDAGYVNAYIEGKSDTIFKIGSVSFSPLKITALSQLKMEEKQEEAASSESGGEAEGKSADSEKSGANGGGDAEKPGG from the coding sequence ATGAAAAGGCTGATAGTGCTGCTCGTCATTCTGTTGCTTTTGGCGGCGGCGGTGTTTGTCGTTCAAAAGCCGCGCATCGAACAGGAAAGGCGGATTCGCGAGGGCGCTTCAAGCGCGCCCAACCTGTTTCCCTCCCTCGACGTGGACAAAGTGAACAAGATTTTCATAGACGACGGAATAGACAAGCGCACGCTCGAAAAAACCGGCGACGGCTGGCTTGTGTCATCCGACGGAGCAAAATTTTTCCCCGCGGACAAGACCAAGGTGGACGAGGTTCTCGACTGCATGAAACAGGACTTGACCGAAGACAACGTCGCGTCGAGCCTCAAGGAAAAGCACGCGCAGTTCGAGGTGGACGAAAAGACCGGCACGCAGGTTGCCGTTTACGCGGGAGGCGAAGAACCGGCCGCGAAGTTCATCATCGGAAAGCAGGGCCCCGATTATTCCTCCACATTCGTCCGCAAGGACGGAGACGACCGCACGTTTTTGATCGCCCGGCAGTTGAGCGCCGTTTTCAACCGCGACTTGAACGGATGGCGCGACAAGCACGTTATGAAATTCGACCCCGCTCTCGTCACCGAAGCGTACTTCGATTTCGACGGCCAGAAGTACCGCGTGAAAAAAGAAGACAAGGGCTGGATGCTGCTCGAGCCGGAGGAGTCGCCCGCGAACGGCATCAAAATCGAAGCGGAGTTGAAATCGCTTTCCGAGCTTGAAGCGACCGGATTCGAGGACAAGCCGATTGAGGAGGCCGGGCTGTCCAAGCCCGCAAGCGAAGTGCTGCTCACGTTCGCGGACGGCACCAAGCTGCGGGCGCTTTTCGCCGCGGAAGACGCGGGATACGTGAACGCGTACATAGAGGGCAAATCCGACACGATATTCAAAATCGGCAGCGTAAGCTTCTCTCCTCTCAAGATAACCGCGCTGTCCCAGCTCAAGATGGAAGAAAAGCAAGAGGAAGCGGCGTCTTCCGAATCCGGCGGCGAGGCGGAGGGTAAATCCGCGGATTCCGAAAAAAGCGGCGCGAACGGCGGCGGCGACGCGGAAAAGCCCGGCGGGTAG
- a CDS encoding GldG family protein: protein MKGHGAKRMVMVAEVAVVLLILALVNFLATRLFARADLTKDKMYTLAPASREVVRTLPDVLNVGVYISSKVPAQVLPLVNDTRDLLAEYEAYGNANFRVKYYDPTVDQKALERAKGLGIQEIQVQVIEKEGFNVQKAWLGISVEYGDKKEVIPSVTAVDNLEYELTSAIVKVTNEKLPKIGILEIRGPQMQGQQPNRYNSLRSLLSSQFDVVSVNFDAEEKIPEDVTVLFISDTWGISEFGKYLIDQFLMRGGKIVWLIDGITIGQGLQAYPSLPGIEEMMRKWGVDLDRRLLLDVQCDRPQIPTGPGMVVMLPYYPWIKILAANMSDDFPPTAQLEGATFYWASPIKPNPPADAQFKVSTIMSTTEDSWLMESPYNLDPLQSWEGTERKELGRHSVAVYSSGIFPSFFAGQEAPAPVKPSEGEGDDLVPPVEIPEKVDLSIEEGAIVAIGNARFASDEYLQQDRGENSILLLNIADFLGYGDKLIGIRSRGTTTLKMMPGISPATRNVIKTANLILVPLLVILYGIARFFMKRASRARIAARYAPAGDAK, encoded by the coding sequence ATGAAAGGGCACGGAGCAAAACGGATGGTTATGGTTGCCGAGGTGGCGGTGGTTCTGCTCATCCTCGCACTGGTCAATTTCCTCGCGACGAGGCTGTTCGCCCGCGCGGATTTGACGAAGGACAAAATGTACACGCTTGCGCCCGCATCCCGCGAAGTGGTGCGGACGCTGCCGGACGTATTGAACGTGGGCGTTTACATTTCGAGCAAGGTTCCGGCGCAGGTGCTTCCGCTGGTGAACGACACGCGCGACCTGCTGGCCGAATACGAAGCGTACGGGAACGCGAATTTCCGCGTCAAATATTACGACCCGACGGTAGACCAGAAAGCGCTCGAACGGGCGAAGGGACTCGGCATCCAGGAAATCCAGGTGCAGGTCATCGAAAAAGAAGGATTCAACGTCCAGAAGGCCTGGCTGGGCATTTCGGTGGAGTATGGCGACAAAAAAGAAGTGATTCCGTCCGTCACCGCGGTGGACAATCTCGAATACGAGCTTACAAGCGCCATCGTCAAGGTGACGAACGAAAAGCTTCCCAAAATCGGCATACTGGAAATCCGCGGGCCCCAGATGCAGGGCCAGCAGCCCAACCGCTACAATTCGCTGCGCAGCCTGCTTTCCTCCCAGTTCGATGTGGTGTCTGTCAACTTCGACGCCGAAGAAAAAATCCCGGAAGACGTTACCGTCCTGTTTATCAGCGACACGTGGGGGATAAGCGAATTCGGAAAATATTTGATCGACCAGTTTCTGATGCGCGGCGGCAAAATCGTCTGGCTGATTGACGGGATAACCATCGGCCAGGGGCTTCAGGCGTATCCCAGCCTCCCGGGAATCGAAGAGATGATGCGCAAGTGGGGAGTGGACTTGGACCGCAGGCTGCTGCTTGACGTTCAGTGCGACCGGCCGCAGATACCCACCGGTCCGGGGATGGTGGTGATGCTTCCTTATTATCCTTGGATCAAAATTCTGGCCGCGAACATGAGCGACGATTTCCCTCCCACCGCGCAGCTTGAAGGCGCGACGTTCTACTGGGCGTCTCCTATAAAGCCGAATCCGCCGGCGGACGCGCAGTTCAAGGTGAGCACGATAATGTCCACTACCGAGGATTCCTGGTTGATGGAAAGTCCCTACAACCTCGATCCGCTTCAGTCGTGGGAAGGAACCGAGCGGAAGGAATTGGGAAGGCACAGCGTCGCCGTTTATTCGAGCGGAATTTTTCCCAGCTTCTTCGCCGGGCAGGAAGCGCCCGCGCCGGTCAAGCCTTCGGAAGGCGAGGGCGACGACCTCGTCCCGCCGGTCGAGATTCCGGAAAAAGTTGACCTTTCCATCGAAGAAGGCGCAATCGTCGCCATCGGCAACGCGCGTTTCGCCAGCGATGAGTATCTCCAGCAGGACAGAGGCGAAAACTCCATACTGCTGCTCAACATCGCGGATTTTCTGGGTTACGGCGACAAGCTTATAGGCATTCGCAGCCGCGGAACCACCACGCTCAAAATGATGCCCGGAATCAGTCCCGCCACCAGGAACGTCATCAAAACCGCGAATTTGATACTCGTTCCGCTTCTTGTAATCCTATACGGAATCGCGCGGTTTTTCATGAAACGCGCGTCGAGGGCTCGTATCGCGGCCCGTTATGCCCCGGCAGGTGATGCGAAATGA
- a CDS encoding ABC transporter permease subunit, whose translation MQNSMTILRKEFRQYFDSPIGYIFITVFLVTASWLFFRTFFLVEEVTVRPMFLFIPWLFLFFVPAVTMRLWAEEKKAGTLEVLMTLPVRDWEVVAGKFGASLLFLVLSLALTFSIPLTAYLLAEKKDLVDWGPILTSYLGAVLLGAAFLAIGIWVSSLTENQIVAFILGIAASFVLMILGERIVTAFLPGLLAPWIEYLGLNKHFNSIARGVIDSRDIVYYLSVIGLFLYLTVRSVESRKWR comes from the coding sequence ATGCAGAATTCGATGACGATATTGCGGAAGGAGTTTCGGCAGTATTTCGATTCGCCGATCGGCTACATTTTTATCACGGTATTTCTGGTGACGGCGTCTTGGCTGTTTTTCAGGACGTTCTTTCTGGTCGAGGAAGTTACGGTGCGGCCGATGTTTTTGTTTATCCCGTGGCTGTTTCTTTTCTTCGTTCCCGCCGTGACGATGCGGTTGTGGGCGGAGGAGAAAAAGGCCGGGACGCTTGAGGTGCTGATGACGCTGCCGGTGCGGGACTGGGAGGTCGTCGCCGGCAAGTTCGGCGCGAGCCTGCTGTTTTTGGTGTTGTCGCTTGCGCTTACGTTTTCGATTCCGCTGACGGCGTATTTGCTCGCCGAAAAGAAGGATTTGGTTGACTGGGGGCCGATCCTGACGAGCTATCTCGGTGCCGTGCTTCTGGGAGCGGCGTTCCTTGCGATCGGGATTTGGGTGTCGAGCCTGACCGAAAACCAAATTGTTGCGTTTATCCTTGGCATTGCGGCCAGCTTCGTGCTGATGATTCTGGGCGAGCGGATTGTGACTGCGTTCCTGCCGGGGCTGCTCGCCCCGTGGATCGAATATCTGGGGCTGAACAAGCACTTCAACAGCATCGCGCGGGGAGTGATTGATTCCCGCGACATTGTCTATTACCTGAGCGTAATCGGCCTGTTTCTCTATCTCACCGTCCGCTCGGTCGAAAGCAGGAAGTGGAGGTAA
- a CDS encoding ATP-binding cassette domain-containing protein has product MIEVEGLSKHFGEVKAVDGITFKVGDGEIVGFLGPNGAGKTTTMKVITCFHSPTGGRVKVNGYDVEGDPVAVRKSIGYLPENNPLYHDMGVLDYLSFIAGIRGIDPSKRKARLDEIVEVTSLGSMAHKDIGQLSRGFRQRVGLAQALIHDPPVLILDEPTSGLDPIQIQEIRTLIRNIGRQKTVIFSTHILPEAQSVSDRILIISDGKLAGEGTPEELSAMAAGDAITHVSVKGDGERAKELLEAAAAGARIEPVQGGGGAASFRITGGGEDVCERIFDAFSGSGLKVVELYREKASLEDVFNRLTRRIQHGGIEGEA; this is encoded by the coding sequence ATGATCGAGGTAGAAGGACTTTCGAAGCATTTCGGAGAAGTGAAAGCCGTGGACGGCATCACGTTCAAGGTGGGCGACGGCGAGATCGTGGGATTTCTCGGCCCGAACGGCGCTGGCAAAACCACCACGATGAAGGTGATCACCTGCTTTCATTCTCCCACGGGCGGTCGGGTCAAAGTGAACGGCTACGACGTCGAAGGCGACCCGGTCGCGGTTCGCAAAAGCATCGGCTACCTGCCGGAGAACAATCCCCTGTACCACGATATGGGCGTGCTGGATTACCTGTCCTTCATCGCGGGGATCCGGGGGATCGACCCGTCCAAAAGGAAAGCCCGGCTGGACGAAATCGTCGAGGTCACATCGCTGGGCTCGATGGCGCACAAGGACATCGGCCAGCTTTCCCGCGGCTTCCGTCAGCGCGTCGGGCTGGCGCAGGCGCTGATCCACGATCCGCCGGTGCTGATTCTGGACGAGCCTACAAGCGGCCTCGATCCTATCCAGATTCAGGAAATCCGCACGCTCATCCGGAACATAGGGCGGCAGAAGACGGTGATTTTCAGCACGCATATATTGCCGGAGGCGCAGTCCGTTTCCGACCGGATTTTGATAATAAGCGACGGCAAGCTGGCGGGCGAGGGCACTCCGGAGGAGTTGTCCGCGATGGCCGCCGGAGACGCTATAACGCACGTGTCGGTGAAGGGCGACGGGGAGAGGGCGAAGGAGCTGCTTGAAGCGGCGGCGGCGGGCGCGCGGATCGAGCCGGTACAGGGCGGGGGCGGCGCGGCTTCGTTCAGAATTACCGGAGGCGGAGAGGACGTTTGCGAGCGGATTTTCGACGCATTTTCCGGCTCCGGGCTGAAGGTGGTGGAGCTGTACCGGGAGAAGGCGAGCCTGGAAGACGTGTTCAACCGCCTCACCAGGCGGATCCAGCACGGCGGAATTGAAGGAGAGGCGTGA
- a CDS encoding carboxypeptidase regulatory-like domain-containing protein, producing the protein MKSFGIFRSLYMAVLVAAALFAVAACGGGGGNSIVPGPGNPPADQTQYGTVQGKLTDAGLAFRGTSQAEDPAPLSGVIVQLVEKLTGRVIGETLTDANGEFKFEMVPAGEQYQVKVKLELEFDLNGDGTPDKVELSFEVMVTPGQATELIQMLGLADADGDGIPDSIDVETELRDGDGVHQERTRHRQRDGETQIDSNGDGTFDDSVSDDDADGIANEHDSDDDNDGIRDEGDDDQNGDGMEDNVEFELTGTIDAVGEGTLTVDGVEYAFDQNTRFLNDTGEPVTLAEFPAGTFVEIEGWILEDGSMYLKKVKIEDESEVEGGDDNGTAFEFKGTIEAVGDGAITVDGQVYTFDEFTKFLNDSGNLITLAELAVGMFVEIEGWTLENGSMYLKKLKIEDETEDGIGDDNGGNGDDDGEETGDDHGGNGGDDDGEETGDDNGGNGGDDDGEETGDDNGGNGDDDGEETGDDNGGNGDDDGEETGDDNGGNGDDDGEETGDDNGGNGDDNGGDGEDGEEEDDN; encoded by the coding sequence ATGAAGTCGTTTGGAATTTTCAGAAGTTTGTATATGGCGGTTTTGGTTGCGGCGGCTCTGTTTGCAGTGGCGGCCTGCGGCGGCGGCGGCGGAAACTCCATCGTCCCCGGCCCGGGGAATCCGCCCGCGGATCAGACGCAGTACGGCACGGTTCAGGGCAAGCTCACGGATGCGGGCCTTGCATTCCGCGGCACCAGCCAGGCGGAAGATCCCGCTCCCTTGTCGGGTGTGATCGTCCAGCTTGTAGAGAAGCTCACCGGACGGGTCATCGGCGAAACGTTGACCGACGCGAACGGCGAGTTCAAGTTCGAGATGGTTCCCGCGGGCGAGCAGTATCAAGTAAAGGTGAAACTTGAGCTTGAATTCGACCTCAACGGCGACGGCACTCCCGACAAGGTCGAATTGAGCTTCGAAGTGATGGTCACGCCCGGCCAGGCGACAGAGCTGATCCAGATGCTCGGGCTTGCGGACGCGGACGGCGACGGGATTCCCGACAGCATCGACGTCGAGACCGAGCTGCGCGACGGCGACGGCGTCCATCAGGAGCGCACCCGCCACCGCCAGCGCGACGGCGAAACCCAGATTGACTCGAACGGCGATGGCACGTTCGACGATTCGGTCAGCGACGACGATGCGGACGGCATCGCCAACGAGCACGATTCCGATGACGACAACGATGGAATCAGGGACGAAGGCGACGACGATCAGAACGGAGACGGGATGGAAGACAACGTGGAGTTCGAATTGACCGGCACTATCGATGCTGTCGGCGAAGGCACGCTTACGGTTGACGGCGTTGAATATGCGTTTGACCAGAACACCCGCTTCCTGAACGATACGGGCGAGCCGGTGACGCTTGCCGAATTTCCGGCGGGAACGTTTGTCGAAATAGAGGGCTGGATTCTGGAGGACGGCTCGATGTATCTGAAAAAGGTCAAGATCGAGGACGAGTCCGAGGTTGAAGGCGGTGACGACAACGGCACCGCGTTCGAATTCAAAGGAACAATCGAGGCAGTCGGAGACGGCGCAATCACGGTGGACGGCCAGGTTTATACTTTCGACGAATTTACGAAATTCCTCAATGACTCCGGCAACCTGATAACTCTCGCCGAGCTGGCTGTTGGAATGTTCGTCGAGATCGAAGGTTGGACACTCGAAAACGGCTCGATGTACCTGAAGAAGCTCAAGATCGAGGACGAAACCGAAGACGGAATCGGCGATGACAACGGCGGCAACGGCGACGACGACGGCGAGGAAACCGGCGACGACCACGGCGGCAACGGCGGCGATGACGACGGCGAGGAAACCGGTGACGACAACGGCGGCAACGGCGGCGATGACGACGGCGAGGAAACCGGTGACGACAACGGCGGCAACGGCGACGACGACGGCGAGGAAACCGGTGACGACAACGGCGGCAACGGCGATGACGACGGCGAGGAAACCGGCGACGACAACGGCGGAAACGGCGACGACGACGGCGAGGAAACCGGTGACGACAACGGTGGCAACGGCGACGACAACGGCGGTGATGGTGAAGACGGCGAGGAAGAGGACGATAACTAA
- a CDS encoding PLP-dependent aminotransferase family protein, translating into MHIELDKTQSRSLYRQIRDQIRRMVDEGTLKAGTRLPGTRELADQLGVSRKTVLTAYTELEAEAYIETRPQSGTYVRNRGTLATHGVGASSQPEVPNGVALMDWSPYAVPGDFFAMPPRERRNGDDAPVSFTKALPDDRLFPFEQIKQITSTLLWYPKEFFFNYGNPQGYQPLVEYIEQQMALEGVVMKEGAPGTNHVIITNGFQNALNLLTGMLIRNGETVVVENPTYAGILNLLIGKRIKYVGVPVDENGMMVSKLAAILKEERVGMIVTIPTYHNPTGTTMSLERRHALLKLAEQYSVPVIEDAHANRLRYGGEVMPTLKALDRGGHVIQVGSFSKTLLPGLRLGWMTLPEDAAVHAFHLKRACDKSDSFFLQVILHEFIKKGHFENHIKRTARIYRARRDAMLAAMERHFPDCVSWNAPDGGLSLWVKLPPRWKSLPVFVMARERGVEFAVANFFWSGKEDANGFRLSFSQVDESEIEKGIERLGSVLNDIAARPAVLNGAYGRDGEL; encoded by the coding sequence ATGCACATCGAACTAGACAAAACGCAGAGCAGGTCGCTTTACCGGCAAATCCGGGACCAGATCCGCCGTATGGTGGACGAGGGTACCCTGAAGGCCGGCACCCGGCTGCCCGGAACCCGGGAGCTTGCGGACCAGCTCGGCGTTTCCCGAAAGACCGTACTCACGGCTTACACGGAGCTGGAAGCCGAAGCATATATAGAGACGAGGCCGCAGAGCGGGACATACGTCCGCAACCGCGGCACTTTGGCGACGCACGGCGTGGGCGCAAGCTCCCAGCCCGAAGTCCCGAACGGCGTGGCGTTGATGGATTGGTCGCCTTACGCGGTTCCGGGCGACTTTTTCGCCATGCCGCCTCGCGAGCGCAGGAACGGCGACGACGCGCCCGTAAGCTTCACAAAGGCGCTGCCGGACGACAGGCTGTTTCCGTTCGAGCAGATAAAGCAGATCACTTCAACCCTCCTTTGGTATCCGAAAGAGTTCTTTTTCAATTACGGCAATCCCCAGGGCTACCAGCCGCTAGTCGAATATATCGAGCAGCAGATGGCGCTCGAGGGCGTCGTGATGAAGGAGGGCGCGCCGGGCACGAACCATGTGATAATCACGAACGGCTTCCAAAACGCGCTTAACCTTTTAACCGGAATGCTAATCCGGAACGGCGAGACCGTCGTCGTGGAGAATCCCACTTACGCCGGCATTCTGAACCTGCTCATCGGCAAGCGTATCAAATACGTCGGCGTTCCCGTGGACGAAAACGGAATGATGGTGAGCAAGCTCGCCGCGATTCTGAAGGAAGAGCGCGTCGGGATGATCGTGACGATACCGACCTATCACAACCCGACGGGCACGACAATGTCGCTCGAACGCAGACACGCTCTGTTGAAGCTGGCCGAGCAATACTCGGTTCCGGTAATCGAGGACGCGCACGCAAACCGGCTTCGCTACGGCGGCGAGGTAATGCCCACGCTCAAGGCGCTGGACAGAGGCGGACACGTGATCCAGGTCGGCAGCTTCTCGAAAACTCTTCTTCCGGGATTGCGGCTCGGCTGGATGACGCTGCCGGAGGATGCGGCCGTCCACGCTTTTCATTTGAAGCGTGCATGCGACAAGAGCGACAGCTTTTTCCTCCAGGTGATCCTGCACGAGTTCATCAAGAAGGGACACTTCGAGAACCATATCAAGCGCACGGCGCGCATCTACCGCGCCAGGCGCGACGCGATGCTGGCCGCGATGGAGCGGCACTTCCCGGACTGCGTCAGCTGGAACGCGCCCGACGGCGGCCTGTCGCTTTGGGTAAAGCTCCCCCCCCGCTGGAAGAGCCTTCCCGTTTTCGTGATGGCGCGCGAGCGCGGCGTGGAATTCGCGGTGGCAAACTTTTTCTGGAGCGGGAAGGAAGACGCGAACGGTTTCCGCTTGAGTTTTTCCCAAGTTGACGAATCGGAGATCGAGAAGGGTATCGAAAGGCTCGGCTCGGTCTTGAACGATATAGCCGCGCGCCCCGCCGTACTGAACGGCGCATACGGGCGCGACGGCGAACTTTAG
- a CDS encoding BlaI/MecI/CopY family transcriptional regulator has protein sequence MNDLGPLQGKIMEVLWRMRRGSVQAVLDEINKERAEPLAYTTVLTVMSQLWERGMLSRRKNGRSYIYRPTSDKRGYKVERIRNFFVSLFGTEEKVVASHLLDALEDEDPSRIDELVRELKERKYI, from the coding sequence TTGAACGACCTTGGGCCATTGCAAGGCAAGATAATGGAAGTGCTCTGGCGGATGCGCAGGGGCAGCGTCCAGGCCGTGCTTGACGAAATAAACAAGGAGCGCGCCGAGCCGCTGGCATATACAACGGTGCTGACCGTTATGAGCCAGCTATGGGAGCGCGGAATGCTGTCGCGCAGAAAAAACGGCCGCTCATATATATACAGGCCGACTTCCGACAAACGGGGGTATAAAGTGGAGCGGATCAGGAACTTTTTCGTCTCACTCTTCGGTACGGAAGAGAAGGTGGTGGCAAGCCACCTCCTCGATGCCTTGGAGGACGAGGATCCGTCCCGGATCGACGAGCTGGTCCGCGAGCTCAAGGAACGGAAGTACATTTAG
- a CDS encoding TolC family protein, giving the protein MTAICAFAAVYSAALCARPAVAGEAVRIERAGREIRNAFSGQGAPVGKLAALEEEARGRVREILERPGFLVSDPSGVYIPSPLGKLMAMTVAKNPELALMRSDVAVMEEQARQMGAYMDPMVGLMLGNMMVQWPWEQMEPMTMQELKFQQSFMSYGKRSSMKKIAGYDVKLAEIAVKEAEYNMSGDVIDMYYDLLANAVNIEMLDKRKALLEIMLEIARARYELGLAPMSDVLSTQKMISMVDAMRAEMEEMRGTMTAKLAGMIGIPDGELELELEAAEGDAFAADADAESLWFEAYKLHPELAWLTVWDAQLAEKEKLAEKNYHPDYTIEAGYGFRQNFADMFSLGVMFNLPIYQRDKQDAAFKEAAAMREQVPLKEQALLNRIRRDGGAELARLRLIGARIDRYKNELIPLAETSFDATLAGYQVGKAMFADLLMTQIDLVDYETEHRLALVERARARSKLYYITLGAVADAMAPNREEVDDTE; this is encoded by the coding sequence ATGACGGCCATTTGCGCGTTTGCAGCCGTCTATTCGGCGGCTCTTTGCGCGCGTCCGGCTGTAGCGGGCGAAGCGGTCAGGATCGAGAGAGCCGGCCGGGAGATTCGAAACGCGTTTTCGGGACAGGGCGCGCCCGTGGGCAAGCTGGCCGCGCTTGAAGAAGAAGCGCGCGGCCGCGTTCGCGAAATCCTGGAGAGGCCGGGCTTTCTGGTTTCGGATCCGTCCGGCGTTTACATTCCCTCACCGCTCGGCAAGTTGATGGCGATGACCGTCGCCAAAAATCCGGAGCTCGCGCTTATGCGCAGCGACGTGGCCGTGATGGAAGAGCAGGCGCGGCAGATGGGGGCGTATATGGACCCGATGGTCGGTTTGATGCTGGGAAACATGATGGTCCAGTGGCCGTGGGAACAGATGGAGCCGATGACCATGCAGGAGCTCAAATTCCAGCAGAGCTTCATGAGCTACGGCAAGCGATCTTCGATGAAAAAGATCGCGGGCTACGACGTGAAGCTTGCGGAAATCGCGGTGAAGGAAGCGGAATACAACATGTCGGGCGACGTAATAGACATGTACTACGACTTGCTTGCGAACGCCGTCAACATCGAAATGCTGGACAAGCGCAAGGCTCTGCTTGAAATAATGCTCGAAATCGCTCGCGCGCGTTACGAATTGGGCTTGGCGCCGATGAGCGACGTGCTTTCCACTCAGAAGATGATCTCGATGGTGGATGCGATGCGCGCGGAGATGGAAGAGATGCGCGGGACGATGACCGCAAAGCTTGCCGGAATGATCGGGATTCCGGATGGCGAGCTCGAATTGGAGCTTGAGGCGGCGGAGGGCGATGCGTTTGCCGCCGATGCCGACGCGGAATCGCTGTGGTTCGAAGCTTACAAGCTTCACCCGGAGCTTGCCTGGTTGACGGTATGGGACGCGCAGCTTGCCGAAAAGGAAAAGCTGGCGGAAAAAAACTACCACCCCGATTACACGATCGAAGCTGGATACGGATTCCGCCAGAATTTCGCCGACATGTTTTCTTTGGGAGTCATGTTCAATCTGCCCATATACCAGCGCGACAAGCAGGACGCGGCGTTCAAGGAAGCGGCCGCGATGCGCGAGCAAGTTCCTTTAAAAGAGCAGGCATTGCTGAACCGCATCAGGCGCGACGGCGGCGCGGAGCTTGCCAGGCTGCGGCTTATCGGCGCGCGGATAGACCGGTACAAAAACGAGCTGATTCCTCTTGCCGAAACCTCGTTCGACGCTACGCTTGCGGGCTATCAAGTCGGCAAGGCGATGTTCGCGGATTTGTTAATGACGCAGATCGATCTGGTGGATTACGAAACGGAGCACAGGTTGGCGCTGGTCGAAAGGGCGCGGGCGCGCTCGAAGCTTTATTACATCACGCTGGGCGCGGTGGCGGATGCCATGGCGCCGAATCGTGAGGAGGTTGACGATACGGAATGA
- a CDS encoding nitrous oxide reductase accessory protein NosL — MTDNKKSAADSGAEDMHAPHPIPREVESGTAGQGFVGVLFALMALGVIAWLFTKLMAPYPGYSNPSEAAAKAAGNDKTAEAMANPPPAGTAKTSDMKAPAADDGSYSARLASFPGGGDPICGMAPEKSSSMVAAHFDSGWVGFVSLACFFQYAEKNKPHAVEVLDYSTFRKEPADRKLVPAEDAVYLIGIDGVPPGSMPPGVAAFSTKDAAESAMGDLGGKIADFEEMKKYVRDWLLEQGML, encoded by the coding sequence ATGACGGATAACAAGAAATCAGCCGCGGATTCGGGAGCGGAAGACATGCACGCGCCGCATCCGATTCCGCGCGAGGTCGAATCCGGCACCGCCGGTCAGGGATTCGTCGGCGTGCTTTTCGCGCTTATGGCGCTTGGCGTAATCGCATGGCTCTTCACCAAGTTGATGGCGCCTTATCCGGGCTATTCGAACCCGTCGGAAGCTGCGGCGAAGGCGGCGGGCAACGACAAAACCGCCGAAGCGATGGCGAATCCACCGCCGGCGGGAACGGCGAAGACTTCCGATATGAAAGCGCCCGCCGCGGACGACGGCTCGTATTCCGCACGGCTCGCTTCTTTCCCCGGCGGCGGTGATCCTATCTGCGGGATGGCGCCGGAAAAGTCGTCCAGCATGGTCGCGGCGCACTTCGATTCCGGATGGGTCGGCTTCGTCTCGCTTGCTTGCTTTTTTCAATATGCCGAAAAAAACAAGCCCCATGCTGTCGAGGTGCTCGACTACTCGACTTTTCGCAAGGAACCGGCTGACAGGAAGCTGGTCCCGGCAGAGGACGCGGTGTACCTGATTGGTATCGACGGCGTCCCGCCCGGCTCGATGCCGCCCGGAGTCGCTGCTTTCTCCACGAAAGACGCGGCGGAGTCCGCGATGGGCGACCTCGGCGGAAAAATCGCCGATTTCGAAGAAATGAAGAAATACGTACGTGATTGGCTGCTGGAACAGGGGATGCTTTGA